From Leishmania mexicana MHOM/GT/2001/U1103 complete genome, chromosome 21, a single genomic window includes:
- a CDS encoding hypoxanthine-guanine phosphoribosyltransferase, which translates to MSNSAKSPSGPVGDEGQRNYPMSARTLVTQEQVWAATAKCAKRIAEDYKSFNLTADNPLYLLCVLKGSFIFTADLARFLADEGVPVKVEFICASSYGAGVETSGQVRMLLDVRDSVENRHILIVEDIVDSAITLQYLMRFMLAKKPASLKTVVLLDKPSGRKVEVLVDYPVITVPHAFVIGYGMDFAESYRELRDICVLKKEYYEKPESKV; encoded by the coding sequence ATGAGCAACTCGGCCAAGTCGCCCTCCGGCCCCGTCGGTGATGAGGGGCAGCGCAACTACCCGATGTCAGCTCGTACCCTCGTCACACAGGAGCAGGTGtgggccgccacggcgaagTGCGCGAAGCGGATTGCAGAGGACTACAAGAGTTTTAATCTAACGGCCGACAACCCGCTCTACCTGCTGTGCGTGCTCAAGGGGAGCTTCATCTTCACGGCCGACCTCGCCCGTTTTCTCGCCGACGAGGGTGTCCCGGTGAAGGTGGAGTTCATCTGCGCTAGCTCGTACGGCGCGGGCGTGGAGACGTCGGGTCAGGTGCGCATGCTTCTCGACGTGCGCGACTCCGTGGAGAATCGCCATATTTTGATTGTCGAGGACATCGTTGACAGCGCCATCACGCTGCAGTATCTGATGCGGTTCATGCTCGCCAAGAAGCCGGCCTCGCTCAagacggtggtgctgctggacaaGCCGTCGGGGCGCaaggtggaggtgctggtCGACTACCCCGTCATCACGGTCCCGCACGCGTTTGTGATTGGCTACGGCATGGACTTCGCCGAGTCGTAccgcgagctgcgcgacatCTGCGTGCTCAAGAAGGAGTATTACGAGAAGCCGGAGAGCAAAGTGTAG
- a CDS encoding xanthine phosphoribosyltransferase produces the protein MLPSHSCKGFVDAQGRVFVDGREYPMASGIVATEDVIQTRIKAMAHTIAKDYKLLGHRDVRLSPSTAAAAEAAEAPISYDNPLIIISVLKGSYIFTSDFIRYLGDCGLPHVVDFVRLASYNSGTKSTGQISMLAGLKFENLRGKHVLIVEDVCDSGRTLHFLRDYIMEKFQPKSIKTLVMVNKEPAARKVDFDPEYFCLAGPNKYIVGYGFEVNDRYRDLRHIFILRDGEATRYPNKL, from the coding sequence ATGCTACCAAGCCACAGTTGTAAAGGTTTCGTGGATGCCCAGGGCAGGGTCTTCGTGGATGGCCGCGAGTACCCCATGGCATCTGGCATTGTCGCCACGGAGGACGTGATCCAGACCAGGATCAAGGCCATGGCGCACACAATCGCGAAGGACTACAAGTTGCTCGGCCACCGCGACGTTCGTCTGTCACccagcacggcggccgccgcggaggcggcggaggcgccgaTCAGCTACGACAACCcgctcatcatcatctccgtGCTCAAGGGCAGCTACATCTTTACATCCGACTTCATCCGCTACCTTGGCGACTGCGGGCTGCCGCACGTTGTCGACTTCGTGCGCTTGGCCTCGTACAACTCGGGCACAAAGAGCACCGGCCAGATCTCGATGTTGGCAGGTCTCAAGTTCGAGAATCTACGCGGCAAGCACGTACTGATCGTCGAGGATGTGTGCGACTCGGGGCGCACGCTCCACTTCCTGCGCGATTACATAATGGAGAAGTTCCAGCCCAAGAGCATCAAGACACTCGTGATGGTGAACAAAGAACCGGCGGCGCGCAAGGTGGACTTCGATCCGGAGTACTTCTGCCTTGCCGGCCCCAACAAGTACATTGTCGGATACGGGTTCGAGGTGAATGATCGCTACCGTGACTTGCGTCACATCTTCATCCTGCGGGACGGGGAGGCGACCCGCTACCCTAACAAGCTCTGA